The following proteins are encoded in a genomic region of Coffea eugenioides isolate CCC68of chromosome 6, Ceug_1.0, whole genome shotgun sequence:
- the LOC113773471 gene encoding uncharacterized protein LOC113773471 — MDMPTNGHSGRSKINYVDIVVCRELLDTRMHHHAAVEGNTRRIGAETTSQNSTYLILAANRTHRKDPTDSFNYYTGGWNITNPHYIFLLALSSLLLYGSYSSQYSCFASAVVVASAAETVTAILELPMLGGIAFVFAGQDKFQDSIVNTTSFVLHEADDVIVKLGDVLHDLLAAKNSSVGRAVLPDDLKANIDSTGKTINAVTAQFRNITTKNSQDIRSLLSPLYYPEIDVDLRCFCFAHLGSPRILAVADTCVALDEWLQNPTAHSALEAIIPQVDNQTAQEISSVTKGVTFGVVEMLNGIITNVSNADVPPDVGPPLYFHQNGPLVPVACNPYDSNLTDRKCADGEVSLKDAPQVWKKYVCQVSGGICRSPGRITPDNYDQLASTANISYALYEDTPFVVDLIDSTYLKELFGDISRDYCPGLSKFTSWMYLGFISSSVAVMLSLLIWIFYARERRHRAYTKKVDSRSSAENLFAS, encoded by the exons AGCTTCTTGATACGAGAATGCATCATCATGCGGCAGTCGAAGGTAATACGAGGAGGATAGGTGCTGAAACCACCAGCCAGAATTCCACGTATCTAATATTGGCTGCAAATAGAACCCACCGGAAAGATCCTACTGACAGCTTCAATTACTACACTGGCGGTTGGAACATTACCAATCCACATTACATATTT CTACTGGCCCTTTCGTCTTTGCTGTTGTATGGTTCATATTCTTCGCAGTATTCCTGCTTTGCTTCTGCTGTCGTTGTTGCTTCTGCAGCAGAAACAGTTACGGCTATTCTCGAACTGCCTATGCT aggTGGAATTGCTTTTGTTTTCGCGGGCCAAGACAAATTCCAGGACAGCATTGTGAACACAACCAGCTTTGTTTTGCACGAGGCAGATGATGTCATTGTGAAGCTGGGAGACGTGCTTCATGATCTTCTGGCCGCGAAGAATAGTAGTGTTGGACGAGCAGTCTTACCTGATGATTTAAAGGCTAATATTGATAGTACTGGAAAAACGATTAATGCTGTAACTGCTCAATTTCGGAATATCACCACAAAGAATTCGCAGGACATTCGCAGTTTGTTGAGTCCCCTGTACTATCCC GAGATTGATGTTGATTTACGTTGCTTCTGCTTTGCTCATCTTGGCAGTCCTCGGATTCT TGCCGTTGCAGACACATGCGTAGCCTTGGACGAATGGCTTCAGAATCCAACTGCCCATTCAGCCCTTGAAGCAATAATCCCCCAAGTAGATAATCAAACTGCTCAAGAGATCTCCTCAGTGACAAAGGGTGTTACTTTCGGCGTGGTCGAAATGCTTAATGGAATAATTACCAACGTCTCCAACGCGGATGTTCCCCCAGATGTTGGCCCCCCCTTATACTTCCACCAAAATGGCCCCTTGGTCCCTGTTGCTTGCAACCCATACGACTCCAATTTGACCGACAGGAAATGTGCAGATGGCGAAGTCAGCTTGAAGGATGCACCGCAG GTATGGAAGAAGTATGTTTGTCAAGTTTCTGGTGGGATATGCAGATCACCGGGCAGAATAACTCCTGATAATTACGACCAGCTGGCTAGCACGGCAAATATCAGCTATGCTTTATACGAGGACACGCCATTTGTGGTGGACTTGATAGACTCCACGTATCTGAAAGAATTGTTTGGTGATATTAGTAGAGATTACTGCCCAGGTTTGAGCAAATTTACCAGTTGGATGTACCTTGGCTTCATCTCTTCCTCAGTTGCGGTAATGTTATCATTGCTGATATGGATATTCTACGCCAGAGAGCGAAGGCACCGTGCATACACCAAAAAGGTTGACAGCAGATCCTCAGCTGAAAACCTTTTTGCTTCCTGA
- the LOC113775043 gene encoding uncharacterized protein LOC113775043 has translation MAAATRRSSGPVLRSLSPSGRFYSSRTRSFSCSSSSSSAFASSTSTFSARSYPSTLLHRSTSPTRVNLYSSAPSAASVRFSLDRPISPNRSISMVNKKNQVVQKSQKRTCMCSPSNHPGSFRCSLHKSIGHSSSSSSHTQTAPYNSNRLNMRRSAMTNSLVRIGTVEGDLVKRALAALIRPSSHHQRRRGDFHPRPSRLSAMSKAEGSS, from the coding sequence ATGGCGGCAGCAACTCGGCGATCAAGCGGACCAGTGCTCCGTTCGCTCTCACCTTCTGGAAGATTCTATTCCTCCAGAACGCGGTCATTCTCctgctcctcctcctcttcatcaGCTTTCGCTTCGTCGACATCTACTTTTTCAGCTCGCTCCTACCCTTCCACTCTCCTTCACAGATCGACTTCTCCTACCCGCGTCAATCTATATAGTTCTGCTCCTTCCGCTGCCTCGGTTCGGTTTTCATTGGACCGGCCTATTTCCCCCAACCGTTCCATTTCCATGGTGAACAAGAAAAACCAGGTGGTTCAGAAGTCTCAGAAGCGGACTTGTATGTGCTCTCCTTCAAATCATCCTGGCTCGTTCCGCTGCAGCTTGCATAAGAGTATTGGCCACAGTAGTAGCAGCAGCAGTCATACCCAAACGGCGCCGTACAACTCGAACCGGTTGAACATGAGGAGGTCCGCGATGACGAATTCTTTGGTGAGAATCGGAACCGTGGAGGGAGATTTGGTGAAGAGAGCTTTGGCGGCTTTAATTCGTCCTTCTTCTCATCACCAGCGCCGCCGCGGGGATTTCCATCCTCGGCCTAGCCGCCTCTCTGCCATGTCTAAAGCGGAGGGCTCTTCTTGA